The following are encoded together in the Acidovorax sp. KKS102 genome:
- the flhC gene encoding flagellar transcriptional regulator FlhC has translation MSSTTTAAAKAPVKSVLNESKQIERAAMLIQMGARMQVLESETTLSYERLIRLYKEIAGKSPSKGQLPFSTDWFLTWQENIHSSLFLNIYEYLSKGVDLDSVELLTKAYRLYNEQVATAEIEPLLSFTRAWRLVKFVDAGMLTRTKCSQCSGQFVTELYENRHFTCGLCNPPARAGKSKTAGALMLH, from the coding sequence ATGTCCTCCACCACCACCGCCGCCGCCAAAGCCCCTGTCAAAAGCGTTCTGAACGAATCCAAGCAGATCGAACGCGCAGCCATGCTGATCCAGATGGGCGCCCGCATGCAGGTGCTGGAGTCCGAGACCACGCTGTCGTATGAACGCCTGATCCGCCTGTACAAGGAGATCGCTGGCAAGTCACCCTCCAAAGGCCAGTTGCCCTTTTCCACCGACTGGTTCCTGACGTGGCAAGAGAACATCCACAGCTCGCTGTTCCTGAACATCTACGAATATCTGTCCAAAGGCGTGGACCTGGACTCGGTGGAGCTGCTGACCAAGGCCTACCGCCTGTACAACGAACAAGTCGCCACGGCCGAGATCGAGCCCCTGCTGTCCTTCACCCGCGCCTGGCGCCTGGTGAAATTTGTGGACGCCGGCATGCTGACCCGCACCAAGTGCAGCCAGTGCAGCGGCCAGTTCGTGACCGAGCTGTACGAGAACCGCCACTTCACCTGCGGCCTATGCAACCCGCCCGCCCGTGCAGGCAAGAGCAAGACCGCCGGCGCACTGATGCTGCATTGA
- a CDS encoding TRAP transporter small permease subunit gives MQALLKLSRGIDWLNTQVGKYVVWLILASTVISGVNAVVRKAFNISSNAFLEVQWYLFAASFLLAAGYTLLQGEHVKVDVISSRFSKRTQIWIDVFGYIVFLTPMCLAVLWYGVPFFTRALASGEMSNNAGGLIRWPVYLMMPLGFTLLWLQGISELIKRLGFLQGLIEDPTVKKVEKTAEEELAESIRNLAEAAKGNGKNKAEAH, from the coding sequence TATCAAGAGGGATCGACTGGCTTAACACCCAGGTCGGCAAGTACGTGGTCTGGCTGATCCTGGCCTCCACGGTCATCAGCGGCGTGAACGCCGTGGTGCGCAAGGCGTTCAACATCAGCTCCAACGCCTTCCTGGAAGTGCAGTGGTACCTGTTTGCTGCGTCGTTCCTGCTGGCAGCAGGCTACACGCTGCTGCAGGGCGAGCATGTGAAGGTGGACGTGATCTCGAGCCGCTTTTCCAAGCGCACGCAGATCTGGATCGACGTGTTCGGCTACATCGTCTTCCTCACGCCCATGTGCCTGGCCGTGCTCTGGTACGGGGTTCCGTTCTTCACGCGCGCTCTCGCGTCGGGCGAAATGTCCAACAACGCGGGCGGCCTGATCCGCTGGCCTGTGTACCTGATGATGCCCCTGGGCTTCACGCTGCTGTGGCTGCAAGGCATCTCTGAACTCATCAAGCGCCTGGGCTTCCTGCAAGGCCTGATCGAAGACCCGACGGTCAAGAAGGTCGAAAAGACGGCCGAGGAAGAACTGGCTGAATCCATCCGCAACCTGGCCGAAGCGGCCAAGGGCAATGGCAAGAACAAGGCCGAGGCCCACTGA
- a CDS encoding DMT family transporter — translation MQALWMVLAAFLFASMGVCVKIASDFFNSAELVCYRGLIGMFILWLLSRSQNVTLATRYPGMHAWRSLVGVASLGAWFYAIAHLPLATAMTLNYMSSVWIAAFLVGGTLLAWRPSAATPRPALQGPLVLTVLTGFVGVVLMLRPSLDQNQAFAGMIGLMSGLSAAFAYMQVVALSRLGEPESRTVFYFAVGSAVAGGVAMLFTGMSDWPGWQALWLLPIGVLAAGGQLCMTRAYASAKTQRGTLVVANLQYSGIVFAGIYSVALFGDKIPPIGWIGMVLIVGSGIVATILRARAAPGAPAEEH, via the coding sequence ATGCAAGCCCTTTGGATGGTGTTGGCCGCGTTCCTGTTTGCCAGCATGGGCGTGTGCGTCAAGATCGCCTCGGACTTCTTCAACTCGGCGGAGCTGGTGTGTTACCGGGGGCTGATCGGCATGTTCATCCTGTGGCTGCTGTCACGCTCACAAAACGTGACGCTCGCCACACGGTACCCCGGCATGCACGCCTGGCGTAGCCTCGTGGGGGTGGCGTCGCTGGGTGCGTGGTTCTACGCCATTGCGCACCTGCCGCTGGCCACCGCCATGACGCTCAACTACATGAGCAGCGTGTGGATCGCGGCCTTCCTGGTCGGTGGCACGCTGCTGGCCTGGCGGCCTTCTGCCGCCACGCCCCGGCCCGCCCTGCAAGGCCCGCTGGTGCTGACGGTGCTCACCGGGTTCGTCGGCGTGGTGCTGATGCTGCGCCCCAGCCTGGACCAGAACCAGGCCTTTGCCGGGATGATCGGTCTGATGTCGGGCCTGTCAGCCGCCTTTGCCTACATGCAAGTGGTGGCGCTGTCGCGCCTCGGCGAACCTGAATCGCGCACCGTCTTCTACTTTGCGGTGGGCTCTGCAGTCGCGGGCGGCGTGGCCATGTTGTTCACCGGCATGTCGGACTGGCCGGGCTGGCAAGCGCTGTGGCTGCTGCCCATCGGCGTGCTGGCTGCGGGCGGGCAGCTGTGCATGACGCGCGCCTATGCCAGCGCCAAGACCCAGCGCGGCACGCTGGTGGTGGCCAACCTGCAGTATTCAGGCATCGTGTTTGCGGGCATCTACAGCGTGGCTTTGTTTGGTGACAAGATTCCGCCCATCGGCTGGATCGGCATGGTCCTCATCGTGGGCAGCGGCATTGTGGCCACCATCTTGCGGGCCCGGGCCGCACCCGGCGCACCGGCCGAAGAACACTGA
- a CDS encoding sulfurtransferase → MTTYTTLISAPDLQALIASGAPLMVFDCSFELMQPTAGAQQYAQAHIPGAVYANLDNDLSAKHGAPGATGTVTAQEADQPASGGRHPLPSRERFAMWLSSVGFANNMQAVVYDRQGANYCGRLWWMLKWAGHDAVAVLDGGLQAWQAAGGAVNSGEEPSHFQSHFALNEPLRQLATASDVLARLQSPADQTVIDARAGARYRGEVEPLDPVAGHIPGALNRPFAENIGADGRFKPAATLRAEFDALLAGRNPATVVHQCGSGVSAVPNLLAMEIAGLGHTALFAGSWSEWCSDPTRPVEKG, encoded by the coding sequence ATGACCACCTACACCACGCTCATCTCCGCCCCCGACCTGCAAGCCCTTATCGCCAGCGGTGCGCCGCTGATGGTGTTTGACTGCAGCTTCGAACTCATGCAACCGACCGCCGGCGCGCAGCAATATGCACAGGCCCACATCCCCGGTGCTGTGTATGCCAACCTGGACAACGACCTTAGCGCCAAGCACGGCGCACCCGGCGCCACCGGCACTGTGACGGCGCAGGAGGCCGACCAGCCCGCATCGGGCGGCCGCCACCCGCTGCCCAGCCGCGAACGGTTTGCCATGTGGCTGTCCAGCGTGGGTTTTGCCAACAACATGCAGGCCGTGGTCTACGACCGCCAGGGCGCCAACTATTGCGGCCGCCTGTGGTGGATGCTCAAGTGGGCGGGCCATGACGCCGTGGCCGTGCTCGACGGCGGGCTACAGGCCTGGCAGGCCGCAGGGGGCGCAGTCAACAGCGGCGAAGAGCCCTCGCACTTCCAGTCCCACTTTGCACTGAACGAGCCCTTGCGCCAGCTGGCCACGGCCAGCGATGTTCTGGCCCGCCTGCAGAGCCCCGCAGACCAAACCGTGATCGACGCCCGCGCCGGTGCCCGCTACCGGGGCGAGGTGGAGCCGCTGGACCCGGTGGCCGGCCACATTCCGGGAGCACTCAACCGGCCGTTTGCCGAAAACATCGGCGCCGACGGCCGCTTCAAACCCGCAGCCACACTGCGCGCAGAGTTCGATGCCCTGCTGGCAGGCCGCAATCCTGCAACCGTGGTGCACCAGTGCGGCAGCGGCGTGAGCGCGGTGCCCAATCTGCTGGCCATGGAGATTGCCGGCCTGGGGCACACCGCACTGTTCGCGGGCAGCTGGAGCGAATGGTGTTCAGACCCCACGCGCCCAGTCGAAAAGGGTTGA
- a CDS encoding TRAP transporter large permease subunit: protein MEFIAHNLAPIMFAGLICFLLVGFPVAFSLGACGLFFAFIGIELNVLPEALLQAVPLRIFGIMQNDTLLAIPFFTLMGLILERSGMAEDLLDTIGQLFGPIRGGLALAVIFVGALLAATTGVVAASVISMGLISLPIMLRYGYDRRLAAGVIAASGTLAQIIPPSLVLIIIADQMGRSVGDMYKGAFLPGLMLTGFYALYVILLAIFKPQWVPAIPPEARTLRDENGKSGVTSLLVLTGICVAASMYVAKNMAALHTWWSGETVERVALDETIVVAMCFGVALAFVVASVNKITRLGLLSKAAERVTFVLIPPLLLIFLVLGTIFLGVATPTEGGAMGALGAGIMAIIRGRLSFSLLKQAVTTTTKLSCFVVFILVGATMFGLTFQGVDGPLWVEHLLTGLPGGQLGFLIVVNIMVFFLAFFLDFFELSFIVVPLLAPVANKLGIDLIWFGVLLAVNMQTSFMHPPFGFALFYLRSVAPAKEYLDKVTKKMIAPVTTPQIYWGAIPFLIIQLMMVGLIIAFPGIVSSGLDKAEVYDLDKVRMEMEATMPDAAGAPEATDPTAGMEGASAAPGDAAAPAADDPLKALQDSMANEKK from the coding sequence ATGGAATTTATTGCCCACAACCTCGCCCCGATCATGTTCGCGGGGCTCATCTGCTTCTTGCTGGTCGGCTTCCCCGTCGCGTTCAGCCTGGGCGCCTGCGGACTGTTCTTCGCCTTCATCGGCATCGAACTCAACGTGCTGCCCGAAGCCCTGCTGCAAGCCGTGCCGCTGCGCATCTTCGGCATCATGCAGAACGACACCCTGCTGGCCATTCCGTTCTTCACGCTCATGGGGCTCATATTGGAGCGAAGCGGGATGGCGGAAGACCTGCTGGACACCATTGGTCAGCTGTTTGGCCCCATCCGCGGTGGCCTGGCTCTGGCCGTGATCTTCGTGGGCGCGCTGCTGGCAGCCACCACGGGCGTGGTGGCCGCATCGGTGATCTCGATGGGCCTGATCTCGCTGCCCATCATGCTGCGCTATGGCTATGACCGCCGGCTGGCTGCGGGCGTGATTGCTGCGTCCGGCACGCTCGCACAGATCATTCCGCCGTCGCTGGTGCTGATCATCATTGCCGACCAGATGGGTCGCAGCGTGGGCGACATGTACAAGGGCGCCTTCCTGCCCGGCCTGATGCTCACCGGCTTCTATGCGCTGTACGTCATCCTGCTGGCGATCTTCAAGCCCCAATGGGTGCCTGCCATCCCTCCCGAAGCCCGTACGCTGCGTGACGAAAACGGCAAGAGTGGCGTGACCTCCCTGCTGGTGCTGACCGGCATCTGCGTGGCCGCCTCGATGTATGTGGCCAAGAACATGGCCGCCCTGCACACCTGGTGGTCGGGCGAGACGGTGGAACGCGTGGCGCTGGACGAAACCATCGTCGTGGCCATGTGCTTTGGCGTGGCCCTGGCCTTCGTGGTCGCCAGCGTCAACAAGATCACCCGCCTGGGCCTGCTGTCCAAGGCGGCGGAACGCGTGACGTTCGTGCTGATCCCCCCGCTGCTGCTGATCTTCCTGGTGCTGGGCACCATCTTCCTGGGCGTTGCAACCCCCACCGAAGGCGGCGCCATGGGCGCACTGGGCGCGGGCATCATGGCCATCATCCGTGGTCGCCTGAGCTTCTCGCTGCTCAAGCAGGCAGTCACCACCACCACCAAGCTGTCGTGTTTTGTGGTGTTCATCCTGGTGGGCGCGACCATGTTCGGCCTGACCTTCCAGGGCGTGGACGGCCCGCTGTGGGTGGAACACCTGCTGACCGGCCTGCCTGGTGGACAGCTGGGCTTCCTGATCGTCGTGAACATCATGGTGTTCTTCCTGGCGTTCTTCCTGGACTTCTTTGAGCTGTCCTTCATCGTGGTGCCGCTGCTGGCCCCGGTGGCCAACAAGCTGGGCATCGACCTGATCTGGTTCGGGGTGCTGCTGGCCGTGAACATGCAGACCTCGTTCATGCACCCACCGTTCGGCTTCGCGCTGTTCTACCTGCGCAGCGTGGCCCCGGCGAAGGAGTACCTCGACAAGGTCACCAAGAAGATGATTGCGCCGGTGACCACGCCGCAGATCTACTGGGGTGCCATCCCATTCCTGATCATCCAGTTGATGATGGTGGGCCTGATCATCGCCTTCCCTGGGATCGTCTCCAGCGGGCTGGACAAAGCCGAGGTCTACGACCTGGACAAGGTGCGCATGGAAATGGAAGCCACCATGCCCGATGCGGCCGGAGCCCCCGAGGCCACCGACCCCACCGCAGGCATGGAAGGTGCCAGCGCGGCCCCTGGCGACGCTGCAGCCCCTGCAGCAGACGACCCGCTCAAGGCCCTGCAAGACTCGATGGCCAACGAGAAGAAGTGA
- the xseB gene encoding exodeoxyribonuclease VII small subunit, with protein sequence MPKAPATPAPPAEPASYEAALEELEQLVARIESGQLPLDQMLAGYQRGATLLAFCRHRLDAVQDQIKVLDDGQLQPWNQE encoded by the coding sequence ATGCCCAAGGCCCCCGCAACCCCTGCTCCTCCCGCCGAACCTGCCAGCTACGAGGCGGCCCTGGAGGAGCTGGAGCAACTCGTGGCCCGCATTGAATCGGGCCAGTTGCCGCTGGACCAGATGCTGGCGGGCTACCAGCGCGGCGCCACCTTGCTGGCGTTTTGCCGCCACCGGCTCGATGCCGTGCAGGACCAGATCAAGGTGCTGGACGACGGCCAGCTGCAACCATGGAACCAGGAATGA
- the dxs gene encoding 1-deoxy-D-xylulose-5-phosphate synthase, producing MSTTPFPLLQTINDPADLRRLSRADLKVLATELREFVLQSVSQTGGHLSSNLGTVELTVALHHVFNTPEDRLVWDVGHQTYPHKILTGRRDRMHTLRQLGGISGFPQRAESVYDTFGTAHSSTSISAALGMALAAKRKGDNRHAVAIIGDGAMSAGMAFEALNNAGVADCNLLVVLNDNDMSISPPVGALNRYLAQLMSGQFYAAAKNVGKTVLRPVPPLLEFAKRFEQQAKGMVVPATLFEKFGFNYIGPIDGHDLDSLIPTLENIKSLKGPQFLHVVTKKGQGYKLAEADPVAYHGPGKFDPSVGLTKPATPPKQTFTQVFGQWLCDMAAQDPRLVGITPAMREGSGMVEFEKRFPDRYYDVGIAEQHAVTFAAGMACEGVKPVVAIYSTFLQRGYDQLIHDVALQNLPVVFALDRAGLVGADGATHAGAYDIPFVRCIPNMSMACPADERECRQLLSSAFEQDHPVAVRYPRGSGAGVAPLAALDGLPFGKGEIRRERKGEADGKAPRIAILAFGTLLYPALEVGEALDATVVNMRWAKPIDEALLRKVAERHDALVTVEEGAIMGGAGSAVTEALNAMGIVRPVLQLGLPDVFIEHGDPAKLLALQGLDAAGIRASITARFLPGNAG from the coding sequence ATGTCCACGACACCCTTTCCCTTGCTGCAGACCATCAATGACCCGGCAGACCTGCGTCGGCTCTCGCGCGCTGACCTCAAGGTGCTGGCGACCGAGTTGCGCGAGTTCGTGCTGCAGAGCGTGTCGCAGACCGGTGGCCACCTCAGCTCCAACCTGGGCACGGTGGAGCTGACCGTGGCCTTGCACCATGTCTTCAACACCCCGGAAGACCGCCTGGTGTGGGACGTGGGCCACCAAACCTACCCGCACAAGATCCTGACCGGCCGCCGCGACCGCATGCACACGCTGCGCCAGCTGGGCGGTATCTCGGGCTTTCCGCAGCGCGCCGAGAGCGTCTACGACACCTTTGGCACGGCGCATTCCAGCACCAGCATCTCGGCAGCCTTGGGCATGGCACTGGCCGCCAAGCGCAAGGGCGACAACCGCCATGCGGTGGCCATCATTGGTGATGGCGCGATGAGCGCTGGCATGGCGTTTGAGGCGCTCAACAACGCGGGCGTGGCCGACTGCAACCTGCTGGTGGTGCTGAACGACAACGACATGAGCATCAGCCCCCCTGTGGGCGCTCTCAACCGCTACCTTGCGCAGCTGATGAGCGGGCAGTTTTATGCCGCCGCCAAGAACGTGGGCAAAACCGTGCTGCGCCCGGTGCCGCCCCTGCTCGAATTTGCCAAGCGCTTCGAGCAGCAGGCCAAGGGCATGGTGGTGCCCGCCACGCTGTTCGAGAAATTCGGCTTCAATTACATCGGCCCCATCGACGGGCACGACCTCGACTCGCTGATCCCTACGCTGGAGAACATCAAGAGCCTGAAGGGCCCGCAGTTCCTGCACGTGGTCACCAAGAAGGGCCAGGGCTACAAGCTGGCCGAGGCCGACCCCGTGGCCTACCACGGCCCCGGCAAGTTCGACCCCAGCGTGGGCCTGACCAAGCCTGCCACGCCCCCCAAGCAGACGTTCACCCAGGTGTTCGGCCAGTGGTTGTGCGACATGGCGGCGCAAGACCCGCGGCTCGTGGGCATCACCCCGGCCATGCGCGAGGGCTCGGGCATGGTCGAGTTTGAAAAGCGCTTTCCGGACCGCTACTACGACGTGGGCATCGCCGAGCAGCATGCCGTCACATTTGCAGCAGGCATGGCCTGCGAAGGCGTGAAGCCTGTGGTGGCCATCTACTCCACCTTTTTGCAGCGCGGCTACGACCAGTTGATTCACGACGTGGCCCTGCAGAACCTGCCCGTGGTGTTTGCGCTGGACCGCGCGGGCCTGGTGGGCGCTGACGGTGCCACGCATGCAGGCGCTTACGACATCCCGTTCGTGCGCTGCATTCCGAACATGAGCATGGCCTGTCCCGCCGACGAGCGCGAGTGCCGACAGTTGCTCAGCAGTGCGTTTGAGCAGGATCACCCCGTGGCCGTGCGTTACCCGCGCGGCAGCGGCGCAGGTGTGGCGCCGCTTGCAGCGCTCGACGGTCTGCCGTTCGGCAAGGGCGAGATCCGCCGTGAGCGCAAGGGCGAGGCCGACGGCAAGGCGCCCCGCATTGCCATCCTGGCATTTGGCACCTTGCTGTACCCCGCGCTCGAAGTGGGCGAGGCGTTGGATGCCACCGTGGTCAACATGCGCTGGGCCAAGCCCATTGACGAAGCCTTGCTGCGCAAAGTGGCGGAGCGCCACGATGCGCTTGTGACGGTGGAAGAGGGCGCCATCATGGGTGGTGCGGGCAGTGCAGTGACCGAGGCGCTCAACGCCATGGGCATCGTGCGCCCCGTGCTGCAGCTGGGGCTGCCCGATGTCTTCATCGAACATGGCGACCCGGCCAAGTTGCTGGCGCTGCAAGGGCTGGATGCGGCGGGCATCCGTGCATCGATTACCGCCCGGTTTTTGCCTGGCAACGCGGGCTGA
- a CDS encoding aromatic ring-hydroxylating dioxygenase subunit alpha, protein MSDLSLQLQQAASQLPVSSYFDDALFQRELETIFQRGPRYVGHQLAVPHAGDYYALPQEGEGRALVRNAQGGIELISNVCRHRQAVMLKGKGSLNTQQKGSAGGNIVCPLHRWTYNPKGELLGAPHFAHDPCLNLNNYKLREWNGLIFEDNGYDVAADLAQMGPRADLDFDGYVLDHVELHECNYNWKTFIEVYLEDYHVGPFHPGLGQFVTCDDLRWEFGKNYSVQTVGVANRLGKAGSPVYERWHKALLDYREGKPPKYGAIWLTLYPHIMIEWYPHVLTVSTLHPISPTKTLNMVEFYYPEEIAAFEREFVEAQKAAYMETCIEDDEIGERMDAGRKALLARGDNEVGPYQSPMEDGMQHFHEWYREAMGSGTIDPAAAKR, encoded by the coding sequence ATGTCTGATTTAAGTCTTCAACTGCAGCAGGCCGCAAGCCAACTACCAGTTTCGAGCTACTTTGACGATGCGCTGTTCCAGCGCGAGCTGGAGACCATCTTCCAGCGCGGGCCCCGCTACGTGGGGCATCAATTGGCTGTGCCCCACGCGGGCGACTACTACGCACTGCCCCAGGAGGGCGAGGGCCGCGCTTTGGTGCGCAACGCCCAGGGCGGCATAGAGCTGATCTCCAATGTGTGCCGCCATCGGCAAGCGGTCATGCTCAAAGGCAAGGGATCGCTGAACACCCAGCAAAAGGGCAGCGCGGGCGGCAACATCGTGTGCCCTTTGCACCGCTGGACGTACAACCCCAAAGGCGAGTTGCTGGGCGCGCCGCACTTCGCGCACGACCCATGCTTGAACCTCAACAATTACAAGCTGCGCGAATGGAATGGCCTCATCTTTGAAGACAACGGCTATGACGTAGCCGCCGACCTGGCCCAGATGGGACCCCGCGCCGACCTGGACTTTGATGGCTACGTGCTCGACCACGTGGAGCTGCACGAGTGCAACTACAACTGGAAGACCTTCATCGAGGTCTATCTGGAGGATTACCACGTCGGCCCGTTCCATCCGGGCTTGGGGCAATTCGTCACCTGCGACGACCTGCGCTGGGAGTTTGGCAAGAACTATTCGGTGCAGACCGTGGGCGTTGCCAACCGCCTGGGCAAGGCGGGCAGCCCGGTGTACGAGCGCTGGCACAAGGCGCTGCTGGACTACCGCGAAGGCAAGCCGCCGAAGTACGGCGCCATCTGGCTCACGCTGTACCCACACATCATGATCGAGTGGTACCCGCATGTGCTCACGGTGTCCACGCTGCACCCCATCAGCCCGACCAAGACGCTGAACATGGTGGAGTTCTACTACCCCGAGGAAATCGCCGCTTTCGAGCGCGAATTCGTCGAGGCGCAGAAAGCTGCCTATATGGAGACCTGCATCGAGGACGACGAAATCGGCGAGCGCATGGACGCCGGCCGCAAGGCTTTGCTGGCCCGTGGCGACAACGAGGTGGGCCCTTACCAGAGCCCCATGGAGGACGGCATGCAGCACTTCCACGAGTGGTACCGCGAGGCCATGGGGAGCGGCACCATCGACCCGGCTGCGGCAAAACGCTGA
- a CDS encoding polyprenyl synthetase family protein — protein MSAFPMTSSTVLNPPLDTNLWSQNHLARVEQALSLWVGDGAPAGLGDAMRYAVLDGGKRLRPLLVLAAYEAALSGSSDSAAPEGAAVLGALDEAALRAACAVELIHAYSLVHDDMPCMDNDVLRRGKPTVHVQFGEAQALLAGDALQAFAFELLTPDNTLIPAATQAALCRLLARAAGSAGMAGGQAIDLASVGVALTEVQLRQMHRLKTGALLQGSVLMGALCGHAAPAAYQALSDYGAAMGLAFQVVDDILDVVADSATLGKTAGKDAAADKPTYVSLLGLERAQAYAQELLAEAHAALGRSGLPDTRALAALADMVVRRSH, from the coding sequence ATGAGCGCATTTCCGATGACTTCCTCGACGGTGTTGAACCCGCCCCTGGATACGAATCTCTGGAGCCAGAATCACCTCGCCCGTGTGGAGCAGGCGCTGTCCTTGTGGGTGGGCGACGGCGCTCCTGCAGGGCTGGGCGACGCCATGCGTTACGCCGTGCTGGATGGCGGCAAGCGCCTGCGGCCCCTGCTGGTTTTGGCTGCGTACGAGGCGGCACTCAGCGGTTCCTCGGATTCCGCCGCACCTGAGGGCGCGGCGGTTCTAGGAGCTTTGGATGAAGCCGCCTTGCGGGCCGCGTGCGCGGTGGAGCTGATCCACGCCTATTCGCTGGTCCACGACGACATGCCCTGCATGGACAACGACGTGCTGCGCCGTGGCAAGCCCACCGTGCATGTGCAGTTTGGCGAAGCCCAGGCCCTGCTGGCGGGCGACGCACTGCAGGCCTTCGCGTTTGAACTGCTGACCCCCGACAACACGTTGATCCCCGCCGCCACGCAGGCGGCCCTGTGCCGGCTGCTCGCGCGGGCTGCGGGCTCGGCCGGCATGGCGGGTGGCCAGGCGATTGACCTGGCCAGCGTGGGCGTGGCGCTGACCGAGGTGCAACTGCGCCAGATGCACCGCCTCAAGACGGGCGCCTTGCTTCAGGGCAGCGTGCTCATGGGGGCCCTGTGCGGGCACGCGGCGCCCGCTGCCTACCAGGCACTGTCCGACTACGGCGCTGCCATGGGGCTGGCGTTCCAGGTGGTGGACGACATCCTGGATGTGGTGGCGGACTCTGCCACCCTGGGGAAAACGGCTGGCAAGGACGCGGCCGCAGACAAACCCACCTACGTCTCGTTGCTTGGTCTGGAGCGTGCGCAGGCTTACGCGCAGGAACTGCTGGCCGAGGCCCATGCAGCGCTGGGGCGCAGTGGCCTGCCCGACACCCGTGCCCTGGCAGCTCTGGCGGACATGGTCGTGCGCCGCTCGCACTGA
- a CDS encoding TRAP transporter substrate-binding protein produces MDRRSIIKHAGIAGVLAAGAAPAVHAQAAIRWRLASSFPKSLDTIYGGADVFSKAVKAMSGGKFEISVHAGGELMPPFGVVDGVQQGTVEMAHTVPYYFYGKNPAFALGSAVPFGFNARQMNAWMLHGNGRKLMNEFYGGFNMISFAGGNTGTQMGGWFRKEIKSPADFKGMKMRLGGGLIGEVMQKLGAVPQSIPGGEIYQALEKGTLDAAEWVGPYDDQKLGFNKVAPFYYYPGWWEGGPEVDFFVNQKAFDGLSAENKAIIEAATNVAHVDMLAKYDALNPTALKQLVAAKTKVLPFSQAVMDASFKASMEVFAENDAKSPEWKKIYADMRAFQRDQILWFRFAEARYDTFMSAQKI; encoded by the coding sequence ATGGATCGTCGTTCAATCATCAAGCACGCTGGCATCGCCGGTGTGCTGGCTGCAGGCGCTGCGCCCGCCGTCCACGCCCAGGCTGCCATTCGCTGGCGTCTGGCCTCCAGCTTCCCCAAGTCGCTGGACACCATCTATGGCGGCGCTGATGTGTTCTCCAAGGCCGTCAAGGCCATGTCGGGTGGCAAGTTTGAAATCTCCGTGCACGCTGGTGGCGAGCTGATGCCTCCCTTCGGCGTGGTGGACGGCGTGCAGCAAGGCACCGTGGAAATGGCACACACCGTGCCTTACTACTTCTACGGCAAGAACCCCGCTTTCGCGCTGGGCTCGGCAGTGCCTTTCGGCTTCAATGCCCGCCAGATGAACGCCTGGATGTTGCACGGCAATGGCCGCAAACTCATGAACGAGTTCTACGGCGGCTTCAACATGATCAGCTTTGCAGGTGGCAACACCGGCACGCAGATGGGTGGCTGGTTCCGCAAGGAAATCAAGTCGCCTGCCGACTTCAAGGGCATGAAGATGCGCCTGGGCGGCGGCCTGATCGGTGAAGTGATGCAGAAGCTGGGTGCAGTGCCCCAGAGCATCCCTGGCGGCGAAATCTACCAAGCCCTCGAAAAGGGCACGCTGGACGCTGCCGAGTGGGTGGGTCCTTACGACGACCAGAAGCTGGGCTTCAACAAGGTCGCTCCGTTCTACTACTACCCCGGCTGGTGGGAAGGCGGTCCTGAAGTGGACTTCTTCGTCAACCAGAAGGCGTTTGACGGCCTGTCGGCTGAGAACAAGGCCATCATCGAAGCCGCTACCAATGTGGCCCACGTGGACATGCTGGCCAAGTACGACGCGCTGAACCCCACGGCCCTGAAGCAGCTCGTGGCCGCCAAGACCAAGGTGCTGCCTTTCTCGCAAGCCGTGATGGACGCTTCGTTCAAGGCTTCGATGGAAGTGTTCGCCGAGAACGACGCCAAGAGCCCCGAGTGGAAGAAGATCTACGCCGACATGCGTGCCTTCCAGCGCGACCAGATCCTCTGGTTCCGCTTTGCTGAAGCCCGCTACGACACCTTCATGTCCGCACAGAAGATCTGA
- the flhD gene encoding flagellar transcriptional regulator FlhD: MTNEQILAEIREANLTYLMLAQTLIRQDKAEAVFRLGMNEESADILASLSAAQVMKLASRNTLLCSFRVDDNLVWSLLTNHSAKKVGNDATNTLHANILMASRVSEVL; encoded by the coding sequence ATGACCAACGAACAAATCCTCGCTGAAATCCGCGAAGCCAACCTCACCTACCTGATGCTGGCCCAAACCCTGATCCGTCAGGACAAGGCCGAAGCAGTTTTCCGTCTGGGCATGAACGAAGAGTCTGCCGATATTCTCGCTTCGCTGTCCGCAGCGCAAGTGATGAAACTGGCCTCCCGCAACACGCTACTTTGCAGCTTCCGCGTGGACGACAACCTCGTGTGGAGCTTGCTGACCAACCACTCGGCCAAGAAGGTGGGCAACGACGCCACCAACACCCTGCACGCCAACATCCTGATGGCCAGCCGCGTGTCGGAAGTGCTCTGA